The Flavobacterium sp. 1 genome contains the following window.
TTTTTAGGCTCTTCCTGTGCCCAAACATAATCGTCAGCATTTGGATATTTAGCGATAATTGCTTTAATCTGTTCTGCCGGGAAAGGAAATAATTGCTCGACACGAACAACTGCAACATCATTTCTTCCGCTGTTTTCTCTTTCGGCAACAATATCATAATAGAATTTACCTGTACAGAAAACCAATGTTTTTACGTCCTTTTTATTTACTGTTTCGTCATCAATAGTTTCTTGGAAACTTCCTTTTGCTAATTCTTCCACTGAAGACACGCATCTTGGGTCACGCAATAAACTTTTTGGAGAGAAAACAACAAGCGGTTTACGGAAAGTTGTTTTCATTTGTCTTCTCAACAAGTGGAAAAAGTTGGCTGGCGTTGTACAATCGGCAACATACATATTGTGTCTGGCACAAAGCTGTAAGTAACGCTCCATTCTTGCAGATGAGTGCTCTGCTCCCTGTCCTTCGTATCCGTGAGGCAATAATAAAACAATACCGTTTTGATTGTTCCATTTGTCTTCACCGCAAGAAATATATTGATCAATCATAATTTGGGCTCCATTGCTGAAATCTCCAAATTGTGCTTCCCAAATAGTTAATGCATTTGGATTTGCTAAGGCGTAACCGTAATCAAAACCAAGAACACCATATTCAGATAAATGTGAATTGAAAATACCGAAGTTTCCTTTTTTGTTTTCGATAGCGTTCAATAAGATTACTTCTTCTTCAGAATCTTCTACTTTAACTACGGCATGACGGTGAGAGAATGTCCCACGCTCTACGTCTTGCCCTGAAATTCGAATATCAAATCCTTCATTCAAAAGCGAACCGTAGGCTAATGTTTCGGCAGTTCCCCAATCGATAGTATTGTTATCGTATCCTGCTTTTCTGTCAGAAACAATTTTGGTTATTTTGTTAATGAATTTTTTATCAGATGGTAAAGTCGATACCGTTTTGATAATAGAATCCAAAGATTTTTTAGCAAAAGATGTATCTACATTTTGAAGCATCACATCATCAGAAACCTGTTTGAATCCTTTCCATTCATTCTGCATAAATGGAGTAATGATTGTCAGGTCTTTTTTGCGGGAAGCTTCTAAATTTTCTTCAAGATCTGCTTTGTATTCTTTTTCTAATGCATTTACAAAAGAAGCATCGATAACGCCTTCTGCCAATAATTTCTCGGCATAAATGTCTCTAGGGTTTTGATGTTTTGCAATGATTTTATATAAAACTGGTTGTGTAAAACGAGGTTCATCACCTTCGTTATGACCGTATTTTCTGTATCCTAATAAATCGATAAAGACGTCGCGGCCATACTCCATTCTGTAATCCAACGCAAAGGATACTGCATGTACAACAGCCTCTGCATCATCAGCATTTACGTGCAATACTGGCGAAAGCGTCACTTTGGCAACATCTGTACAATAAGTAGAGGAACGAGCATCTAAATAGTTTGTTGTAAAACCAACCTGGTTATTGATTACAATGTGAATCGTACCGCCTGTTTTGTATCCGTCAAGCAATGACATTTGAATGATTTCATACAAAATCCCCTGCCCTGCAATTGCAGCATCACCGTGAACGGCAATTGGCAAAACTTTAGAGAAATCATCTGCAAAATATTTATCTTGTTTGGCTCTTGTAATTCCTTCGATTACTGCACCTACTGTTTCAAGATGCGAAGGATTTGGAGCTAAATTGATGTTTATTTTTTTACCAGATTTAGTTACTTTATCAGCAGTAAGACCTAAGTGGTATTTTACATCCCCGTCAAAGTATTCCTGATCGTAATCTTTTCCGTCAAATTCACCGAAGATATCCTGAGTTGATTTTCCGAAAATGTTAGCCAAGACATTCAAGCGCCCGCGGTGAGCCATTCCCATCACAAACTGCTCTACTCCTTTTTCGGCCGCTTTTTCGATCAAAGCATCAAGAGCTGGAATTACAGATTCTCCTCCTTCTAATGAGAAACGTTTTTGCCCTACATATTTGGTATGCAAAAAATTCTCGAAAGAAACTGCTTGATTTAATTTATTTAAGATTGTTTTCTTTTCCTCAACAGAGAAATTAGGCTGATTATTATTTACTCCCAATTTGTCTTGAATCCATTTTACAACACTAGGATTCCTAATATACATATATTCAACCCCAATATACTGACAGTAAATAGCTTTAAGGCGATCTACAATATCCTGCAAAGAACACGGTGGAACACCAATTACCTGAGCTGCATCAAAAACAGTTGAAAGATCAGCAGTTGTTAATCCGAAATTTTCAATATCCAAAGTCGGGCTATATGTTCTGCGATCTCGAACCGGATTTGTTTTTGTGAATAAATGTCCACGGGTGCGGTATCCATCAATTAATTTTAAAACATTGAATTCTTTTTGCAGTTTATCCGAAACCAAACTGTAGTCAGCATTGCTTTCTACATATTCAACAATTCGCTGAACTGGATTTTCATCATTATAAGTAGTCATTCCAAAATCGAAACCTTGAAAAAAACTTCTCCAGCTAGGTTCTACGCTATCTGGGTTTTCTAAATATTGATCGTATAATTGAGCAAAAAATTCTGTGTGTGCTGCGTTTAAAAATGAAAACCTATCCATATCTTATTGAATATACTTTTGTTAAATAGTTCGGCAAAAATACAATAAAGCAATTTATTTAAATCTATTTTTTTACGTACTTTTACGTAAAAATTTGTTAAAAAAAGCCAGAAGTATGAAAAAATCAACCTTTCCCCCCCTAACAAAGCACCTTTTCATCTTTTTTACCTTGTTCTTCTACGAAAACGTAATAGCTCAATACCAGCAAATGCCTCAGCCAAGAAATCCTTTTTGGGAAAAAGTACAATTTGGAGGTGGATTAGGATTGAGTTTTGGCAGCGGTTACACGGATATTTCTGTTGCTCCCAGTGCAATTTATAATATAAATCCTTATTTGGCAACGGGTTTAGGTCTTCAGGCGAGTTATGTTTCTTCCAAAGGATATTACGATTCCGGAATTTATGGAGTGAGCTTCCTAACTTACATCAATCCGATTCCTGAGATTCAGCTTTCGATAAACTTAAATGAGTCGTATGTCAATAATCATTACGAAGCCTATAATGGTTATAGTAGTTATACCGATAATTTCTGGAATACAGCTTTGTTTCTTGGAGCAGGTTACCGAACTGGAAACGTAACCGTAGGGCTTGCCTATAATGTATTGTTTAACGAAAATGACAATGTGTACAGCGATGCACTTATGCCTTTTGTAAGAGCATATTTTTGATTTTTTGGAGTTGCTAAGATTCTAAGTTCCTGAGATTCTAAGATAGAATTATTCTTAAACTCTTAGATTATCAAACTCTTAGAAACTTAGAATCTTTACTTATATTTATTCCTAAACCAAACTTTTTAAATATATTTTAAAAACATTATATAATTAATATACAGATACTTAGATAAATTTTATTTTGTTAAAAAAATAGTCAAACGACACAAAAACGACACCACCTTTTTTATTTGAATGTAAATTTGTATAAATTTGAATTATAAAACATATTCAAATGACTAAATCCATCATATTACATCAAATAAATTCAGAAAACAAAGGAACTCTATTCATTAGATTTTTTGATGGACATGGCAACAAAAAACTTATATCTCTAAAATTTAAAATGTTTAAGAAAGACTTTGAAAAGTCCTACATTAAAGATTTATTATTGTTTGGGAAAAATCAGAACTTTAATCATATTGAAATCAACAATAAAGTTAGAGAGTACGAAAACCACAACCCCTTTTCAGAAACTCAATCTGTAAACTTTACTTCTTTTACTGATTTTTTCAAAAGAGAAGTAGATAATACAACCAAACAATCTACAAAACACACAAATCAATATGTCCTAAATTCATTAAATGATTTTAGAAAAACAATACACTTTGAAGACTTAAATCGAGATTTAATGAAGTCTTACATGAATTTCCTCATCAAAAGAAGAGAAGCAAAACCAATAAGAAAATCAACAATAAGAAAGTATTTTCAAGTCATAAAAACAGTTTGCAACATTGCCAAAAGAGAAGGACATATAATAAATGAAAACACATTTGACATCGTAATAGGTAAAGACGAAAACATTAACAATAAAGTATTAACCAAAAATGACATTGAAATACTAAACAACATACAAAAGGATCAAAGATATTTTTACGAAAGGAATGTATTTCTATTTTCATTATACACCCAAGGTTTAAGGGTTTCAGATGCATTGTTTATTAGAGTAGAGAATTTCAAACAATCACATATTGAAATAGGAATGACAAAAACTAAAAATACATTACAAATTCAATATTCAGACAAAATAATGGACATATTAATGGATGTGTTAGACATTCCAAATCCAATAAAAAGATTCAAAATGCAAAATGCCCAAATTTACATAAAACAACAAGCTAATGAAACACTAATAGATAGACATACCGTTGAAGGAAGAAAAAAAAGAAGAGTCCAAAAAGAAATCCTTTCAAATCTTTTAAAGAGTAAATATCAAGAATTCAACATAAAAGAAACAATACTAAAGAAATTTAAAGAAAAATATAAACCTAACGATTTTCTTTTTAAGGATTTGTTAAATGACCACTATTTTAAGAATTCAATGAAAGTTGATATTGACAATAAAGTATGGAGAGGTTCTCAAATTTCTGTTCAAAATTACAATCAGAAACTAAAAATCATGTCAAGAATATATGACTTATCAGTAGGTCAGAATATTAGTTCTCATTCCGCAAGATATACATTCGTAAATCTATTATTAGAAAAAAACACCAATGTTTATCTCATATCTAAAGCCCTAGGTCATTCAAACCTCTCAATCACTGAAAAATATATCAGACGAAATTTTGGAGCCGAAAGACTAAATATAACGGAAACATTATCTAATATTTTTGATTAACACAAAAAACTTAAATATCATCGTTGTACAAGCTGTTACCAGCAGTAGTTGCTTTTTATTAATGATTTTCAAACGTGTTATTTATTGGATAAGTTCCCAATTTAAAAGCAAGATATGGTTCAAACATTGTCTGCAAAATATCATTTTCTACAGCGATACATCTGAATTCTATATTTGTTAAATTTAATTTATGCTTTCTGAAAATTTCTATAAATTCTTCAATTTGCATTAGTTGCTTTCTTTGCAATGTTATTTCACTCTTCTTTGCATATTCCATTTTCGCAAGGTTAAATGCAAAACTTGCGCTTTCACTTCCTGAACTTTCTCTGGTATGCCATTGAATTCTTTTGCGGATATTATTTGCACGTCCAACGTATATTGGTTTTCCGTTTTCGTAGAAAGCATAAATGCCACGATATTTTGGTAATTCGTTTCTTTTCAATAAATCAGATATTTCAAATTCTTCAAATAATTCTTGAAATAATGAATCCATTTCTGTAATGTAAGGCTTCAATTGTTCTAATTTATCCATATAGTAGTTTTATTCGAAGTTGTTATACATTATGCGTATCTATTGCTAGTAACTAACAGATAAGACCTATTAAACTCAGTCGTTTTAAAAAATTAAAATTTACCTTGATACTGTATATACAAATATATACAACTGCTCCTACTATATCGAAAATCTCTTTAAAAAATCCATCATTTAAAAAATACACTCCAATTCTTTCATATATAATACATGGATTGAAACGATTTGTTTTAATTCAGAGAAAAAAGAAATTATATTATGAAAAAGAAAACACACTTACACACCAACTTTGTTAAGTTTATTGTTGAGAAATACAATAAAGAAAATCAAGAACTCAAAGACGAAGAAACAATAGAACCAAATGAAAATGAATTTGATGAATTTGATAAAATTATAAATAATGACAATGAGGTTCAAGATGAAAAGGATGAAGACGAAGATGAGAATGTGGATGACCTTTTAATTGAATACAAAAAGGAATTAGAAAAAAAATATTGGAGAAAGAAAAATGATAAAATTTATAAAAGACGATAAAATACTATACGATATAGAAACTATCAAACAAATCTTAAGAGTTCCTCGTTCAAAAGTTCAAAGAGAAA
Protein-coding sequences here:
- a CDS encoding 2-oxoglutarate dehydrogenase E1 component, coding for MDRFSFLNAAHTEFFAQLYDQYLENPDSVEPSWRSFFQGFDFGMTTYNDENPVQRIVEYVESNADYSLVSDKLQKEFNVLKLIDGYRTRGHLFTKTNPVRDRRTYSPTLDIENFGLTTADLSTVFDAAQVIGVPPCSLQDIVDRLKAIYCQYIGVEYMYIRNPSVVKWIQDKLGVNNNQPNFSVEEKKTILNKLNQAVSFENFLHTKYVGQKRFSLEGGESVIPALDALIEKAAEKGVEQFVMGMAHRGRLNVLANIFGKSTQDIFGEFDGKDYDQEYFDGDVKYHLGLTADKVTKSGKKININLAPNPSHLETVGAVIEGITRAKQDKYFADDFSKVLPIAVHGDAAIAGQGILYEIIQMSLLDGYKTGGTIHIVINNQVGFTTNYLDARSSTYCTDVAKVTLSPVLHVNADDAEAVVHAVSFALDYRMEYGRDVFIDLLGYRKYGHNEGDEPRFTQPVLYKIIAKHQNPRDIYAEKLLAEGVIDASFVNALEKEYKADLEENLEASRKKDLTIITPFMQNEWKGFKQVSDDVMLQNVDTSFAKKSLDSIIKTVSTLPSDKKFINKITKIVSDRKAGYDNNTIDWGTAETLAYGSLLNEGFDIRISGQDVERGTFSHRHAVVKVEDSEEEVILLNAIENKKGNFGIFNSHLSEYGVLGFDYGYALANPNALTIWEAQFGDFSNGAQIMIDQYISCGEDKWNNQNGIVLLLPHGYEGQGAEHSSARMERYLQLCARHNMYVADCTTPANFFHLLRRQMKTTFRKPLVVFSPKSLLRDPRCVSSVEELAKGSFQETIDDETVNKKDVKTLVFCTGKFYYDIVAERENSGRNDVAVVRVEQLFPFPAEQIKAIIAKYPNADDYVWAQEEPKNMGAYSFMLMNFDFIKWRLASLKAYAAPASGSYTRAKRRHADAIRMVFDKNLFR
- a CDS encoding site-specific integrase; translated protein: MTKSIILHQINSENKGTLFIRFFDGHGNKKLISLKFKMFKKDFEKSYIKDLLLFGKNQNFNHIEINNKVREYENHNPFSETQSVNFTSFTDFFKREVDNTTKQSTKHTNQYVLNSLNDFRKTIHFEDLNRDLMKSYMNFLIKRREAKPIRKSTIRKYFQVIKTVCNIAKREGHIINENTFDIVIGKDENINNKVLTKNDIEILNNIQKDQRYFYERNVFLFSLYTQGLRVSDALFIRVENFKQSHIEIGMTKTKNTLQIQYSDKIMDILMDVLDIPNPIKRFKMQNAQIYIKQQANETLIDRHTVEGRKKRRVQKEILSNLLKSKYQEFNIKETILKKFKEKYKPNDFLFKDLLNDHYFKNSMKVDIDNKVWRGSQISVQNYNQKLKIMSRIYDLSVGQNISSHSARYTFVNLLLEKNTNVYLISKALGHSNLSITEKYIRRNFGAERLNITETLSNIFD
- a CDS encoding GIY-YIG nuclease family protein — protein: MDKLEQLKPYITEMDSLFQELFEEFEISDLLKRNELPKYRGIYAFYENGKPIYVGRANNIRKRIQWHTRESSGSESASFAFNLAKMEYAKKSEITLQRKQLMQIEEFIEIFRKHKLNLTNIEFRCIAVENDILQTMFEPYLAFKLGTYPINNTFENH